A genomic stretch from Marinimicrobium sp. C6131 includes:
- a CDS encoding uroporphyrinogen-III synthase, which produces MTQRAGADTLTGLQVLVTRPETQAEAWAETLRARGAHAVVAPLLTLSPVSTPEAKQAIKQCILDFDLYRKAIFVSQNAVAYAFEWLEDYWPQLPIRIEYYGVGERTARALEAYGVPVTAWQSNGAMNSEALLAAPELQSVAGERIVIFRGVGGRGVLAETLRGRGARVDYCELYERQCPGNAAIQLTRALAELNETPLIVALHSGETLENFHQVRQQLPPRQARRLGEGVLLVPGERVTQRARELGYQRVLTAENATDPGMLATLERAAIDPTLLQTDGTHDCD; this is translated from the coding sequence GTGACCCAGCGCGCCGGAGCGGACACGCTGACCGGCCTGCAGGTGCTGGTCACCCGGCCTGAAACCCAAGCCGAGGCCTGGGCGGAAACACTCCGGGCGCGCGGAGCTCACGCGGTGGTCGCCCCCCTGCTGACGCTGAGCCCGGTGTCGACGCCCGAGGCGAAGCAGGCAATTAAACAGTGCATACTGGATTTCGACCTCTACCGGAAAGCGATTTTTGTCAGCCAGAACGCCGTCGCGTATGCGTTTGAATGGCTGGAGGATTACTGGCCGCAACTGCCCATCCGGATCGAGTATTACGGGGTCGGCGAGCGCACGGCCAGGGCGCTGGAGGCCTATGGCGTACCGGTGACCGCCTGGCAGTCAAACGGCGCCATGAACAGCGAGGCGCTGCTGGCGGCCCCCGAATTGCAATCCGTCGCGGGCGAGCGCATTGTGATTTTCCGCGGCGTGGGCGGTCGGGGCGTACTGGCTGAGACCCTGCGTGGGCGCGGTGCCCGGGTGGATTATTGTGAGCTGTACGAACGTCAGTGCCCCGGGAACGCCGCCATACAGCTGACCCGGGCGCTGGCGGAACTGAACGAAACGCCCTTGATAGTGGCCTTACACAGCGGCGAGACCCTGGAAAATTTCCATCAGGTCCGCCAACAGTTACCGCCCCGTCAGGCCCGGCGCCTTGGCGAAGGGGTACTGCTGGTGCCCGGCGAACGGGTCACCCAGCGCGCACGTGAGCTGGGTTATCAGCGTGTGCTGACTGCCGAAAACGCCACCGACCCGGGTATGCTGGCCACCCTCGAGCGTGCCGCCATCGACCCGACCCTTTTGCAGACAGACGGAACCCACGACTGTGACTGA
- a CDS encoding ABC transporter permease translates to MIIDTQKWQEIFITLRQHKLRTGLTAFGVFWGIFMLTVLLGAGRGLENGVMEGFRGVPNAVWIWSQGRTQVPYQGMPIGRQIMLRPDDLPAIRDNIPTVDRLYPQNSVGIWGGSPAYTVYEQNSGSFSVQGAMAGMAGIYRQRVVEGRYLNTLDDRERRKVVIIGQRVKDQLFAPGETAVGQYLTIDGISFQVVGVYASTSTEPDSSEEERIYMPNDTLRQTFNQTSWIGSMVVIPKPGVHAADVEQQVKAFLHERKQVAPDDVGVLGSFNLQTEFDKLNGLFTGIQVFSWVVAIGTIMAGALGVGNIMLIVVRERTREIGLRKALGATPTSIVAMIVQESIFITAVAGYTGLVAGVLLLEGINALLAATGGRAGMFSNPEVDFTTALMALAVLIISGVIAALLPAAKAASVNPIVALQDE, encoded by the coding sequence GTGATTATCGATACCCAAAAGTGGCAGGAAATTTTTATCACCCTGCGCCAGCACAAACTGCGCACCGGGCTCACCGCCTTCGGGGTGTTCTGGGGCATTTTTATGCTGACCGTGCTGCTCGGCGCGGGCAGGGGACTCGAGAACGGCGTCATGGAAGGCTTCCGCGGCGTGCCCAATGCGGTTTGGATCTGGTCTCAGGGCCGCACTCAGGTGCCCTATCAGGGTATGCCCATCGGCCGCCAGATTATGCTGCGGCCCGACGATCTTCCGGCGATTCGCGACAATATTCCCACCGTCGATCGTCTCTACCCCCAGAATAGTGTGGGTATCTGGGGCGGCTCACCGGCCTACACCGTGTACGAGCAGAACAGTGGCAGTTTTTCCGTGCAGGGCGCCATGGCCGGTATGGCCGGAATTTATCGGCAGCGGGTGGTCGAAGGGCGCTACCTGAACACGCTCGACGACCGGGAACGGCGCAAAGTGGTGATCATCGGCCAACGGGTCAAGGACCAACTGTTCGCTCCGGGCGAAACCGCCGTCGGACAGTATCTGACCATCGATGGCATCAGCTTCCAGGTGGTGGGTGTGTACGCCAGCACCTCGACCGAACCCGACAGCAGCGAGGAAGAGCGCATTTACATGCCCAACGATACGCTGCGTCAGACCTTCAATCAGACCAGCTGGATCGGCAGCATGGTGGTGATTCCAAAACCGGGCGTTCACGCCGCCGACGTCGAGCAGCAGGTCAAAGCATTTTTGCACGAACGCAAGCAGGTGGCGCCCGATGATGTCGGCGTGCTGGGCAGCTTCAACCTGCAGACCGAGTTCGACAAGTTGAACGGACTGTTTACCGGTATTCAGGTATTCAGTTGGGTTGTGGCCATCGGCACGATCATGGCCGGTGCTCTGGGTGTGGGCAATATCATGTTGATCGTGGTCCGGGAGCGCACCCGGGAAATCGGGTTGCGCAAGGCGCTGGGCGCTACGCCAACATCCATCGTGGCCATGATCGTGCAGGAGTCCATCTTCATCACCGCGGTGGCCGGCTACACCGGTCTGGTGGCCGGCGTCCTGCTGCTGGAAGGCATCAACGCTCTGCTCGCGGCGACCGGCGGCCGGGCCGGTATGTTCAGCAATCCGGAAGTGGATTTCACCACGGCACTGATGGCGTTGGCCGTGTTGATCATTTCCGGAGTGATTGCGGCGCTGCTACCCGCCGCCAAGGCGGCCAGTGTCAACCCGATCGTGGCCCTTCAGGACGAGTAA
- a CDS encoding ABC transporter permease: MDGLQEILYTLRQNKLRTALTAFGVFWGIFMLILLLGAGRGMQNGVYDSFGTDVRDFIVIWSGETSVAHQGMSVGRRIQLTTADLTEIKRQIPGVGFIASENRINNASIRAGNKTGSFSLHGIPDDFFRIKGVEPFDFGRELNRLDQAQLRKSCLLGRTVVERLFGPGTDPVGQEVTVNNVVLTVVGVFYDRNNRGQDSERIYIADTTYRTVFGGGDNIQTLWLRPAPGHDGVQVEQQVIELLKQRHQVADEDRRAIQSFNMAGPAKMVSGLFLAINAFIWFVGLGTLTAGIVGVSNIMIITVKERTREIGIRKALGATPFNIVKTLLLESILVTSIAGYAGLVLGVGLIELMAFGLRSVGANLPFFQNPEVNFQAAITAIVLLVIVGALAGLVPALKAARIMPIEAMRAE, encoded by the coding sequence ATGGACGGATTACAGGAAATTCTCTATACCCTCCGCCAGAACAAGCTTCGCACGGCGCTCACCGCCTTTGGGGTGTTCTGGGGCATTTTCATGCTGATCCTGTTGCTCGGCGCCGGGCGGGGCATGCAGAACGGGGTGTACGACAGCTTCGGCACCGACGTGCGCGATTTTATCGTGATCTGGTCCGGTGAGACCTCAGTGGCCCATCAGGGCATGTCGGTGGGTCGGCGCATTCAGCTCACCACCGCCGATCTCACGGAGATCAAACGCCAGATTCCGGGCGTGGGGTTTATCGCTTCGGAGAACCGAATCAACAACGCCAGTATTCGCGCGGGCAACAAAACCGGCAGCTTTTCCCTGCACGGCATTCCCGATGATTTTTTCCGGATCAAGGGCGTGGAGCCTTTTGATTTTGGCCGCGAGTTGAACCGCTTGGACCAGGCGCAGCTGCGCAAGTCGTGCCTGCTCGGACGCACCGTGGTCGAACGGTTGTTCGGCCCGGGAACAGATCCGGTCGGTCAGGAAGTCACTGTCAACAATGTGGTGCTGACCGTGGTGGGTGTGTTCTACGACCGGAACAATCGCGGGCAGGATTCGGAGCGCATTTATATCGCCGATACCACTTACCGCACGGTCTTTGGCGGCGGCGACAACATTCAGACGCTGTGGCTTCGGCCGGCACCGGGGCACGACGGCGTTCAGGTGGAGCAGCAGGTAATCGAGTTGCTGAAGCAGCGGCATCAGGTGGCCGACGAGGACCGGCGGGCGATTCAGTCTTTCAACATGGCGGGCCCCGCCAAAATGGTCAGCGGGCTTTTCCTGGCGATCAATGCCTTCATCTGGTTTGTCGGGCTGGGCACGCTCACCGCCGGTATTGTGGGTGTGAGCAACATCATGATCATTACGGTAAAAGAGCGCACCCGGGAAATCGGCATTCGCAAAGCCCTGGGCGCAACGCCGTTCAATATTGTGAAAACCCTGCTGCTGGAATCCATTCTGGTCACCAGCATCGCCGGCTATGCCGGGCTGGTCTTGGGCGTGGGCCTGATCGAACTGATGGCCTTTGGGCTGCGCTCGGTGGGCGCCAACCTGCCGTTCTTTCAGAACCCAGAAGTCAATTTCCAGGCGGCGATCACCGCCATCGTACTGCTGGTGATTGTGGGTGCCCTGGCGGGTCTGGTGCCGGCACTGAAAGCGGCCCGGATCATGCCCATTGAAGCCATGCGCGCGGAGTAG
- a CDS encoding sensor histidine kinase gives MTDHPTARPASGESTSFLPNLCAPQAVLLLVLVAELLAVLLAMINRGLAQLSWDSIALYSFLVQWIVLVSAVLLCRLQPRLNRCTPVRAGALSYGLVLAVTVIFSLLGQWLLQAFLGAELRLDGWQLAENLLAAAILAGIGLRYLYLQQQLRNQQQAELSARIQALQSRIRPHFLFNSLNSIASLIATAPDRAERAVEDLAGLFRASLAEPALIPLNRELALCRGYLAMEQLRLGDRLRVDWHLDELPESTPIPALLLQPLLENAVFHGIEPRPEGGDIQIQIARSGDQLAIRIDNPLPADRHPERARQTNRMALDNVRHRLQAHFGPAARLSERREGGRFTLIITYPTE, from the coding sequence TTGACGGATCACCCAACAGCCAGACCCGCCTCCGGCGAGAGCACAAGCTTCCTGCCCAACCTGTGTGCACCCCAGGCGGTGCTGCTGCTGGTGTTGGTGGCGGAGCTGCTGGCGGTGTTGCTGGCCATGATCAACCGGGGCTTGGCCCAGCTCAGTTGGGATTCCATCGCCCTGTACTCCTTTCTGGTGCAGTGGATCGTGCTGGTTAGCGCGGTTCTGCTGTGCCGCCTGCAACCACGCCTGAACCGCTGTACCCCAGTGCGGGCCGGCGCTCTCAGCTACGGGCTGGTGCTGGCCGTGACGGTCATTTTCTCCCTGCTCGGGCAGTGGCTCTTGCAGGCCTTTCTGGGTGCCGAGCTTCGGCTCGACGGCTGGCAACTGGCGGAAAATCTGCTGGCCGCCGCCATTCTGGCGGGCATCGGCTTGCGTTACCTGTATCTGCAGCAGCAGCTGCGCAACCAACAGCAGGCCGAGCTGAGCGCCCGGATTCAGGCCCTGCAATCGCGCATTCGTCCCCATTTTCTGTTCAACAGCCTCAACAGCATCGCCAGTCTGATTGCCACGGCGCCGGACCGGGCCGAGCGGGCCGTGGAGGATCTGGCCGGCCTGTTTCGCGCCAGCCTGGCCGAACCGGCCCTGATTCCCCTGAACCGGGAGTTGGCGCTGTGCCGGGGCTATCTGGCCATGGAGCAATTGCGCCTGGGAGACCGATTGCGGGTGGATTGGCATCTGGACGAGCTGCCAGAGAGCACGCCCATACCCGCCCTGTTGCTACAACCGCTATTGGAGAACGCCGTTTTCCACGGCATTGAGCCGCGCCCGGAAGGGGGCGACATCCAGATTCAGATCGCCCGCTCCGGCGACCAGTTGGCAATCCGGATTGACAACCCGCTACCCGCCGACCGCCACCCGGAGCGGGCCCGGCAGACCAACCGCATGGCGCTGGATAATGTCCGCCACCGCCTGCAGGCGCACTTTGGGCCGGCGGCGCGCTTGTCCGAGCGCCGCGAAGGCGGTAGGTTTACCCTGATCATCACTTACCCGACGGAGTGA
- a CDS encoding LytR/AlgR family response regulator transcription factor, producing the protein MDVLIVDDEPLARERLARMVEQLEGYAVVAQAGDCASALAAIAHHDPDVVLLDVRMPGDDGVTAAHRIGELEDPPAVIFCTAFDEYALDAFGTRAVGYLLKPVRAEQLLEVLEKARMPNKLQKRAQQHRHPADRERTHISAKTPRGVELIPLDSVRYFMADQKYVTVYHDRGEHLLDDTLKELEEAFGDRFLRTHRSVLVSVNHIQAMERDNEGHYQVRLADTDHRPPVSRRHASALKELLQKI; encoded by the coding sequence ATGGATGTCCTGATTGTCGACGATGAACCCTTGGCCCGCGAGCGTTTGGCTCGCATGGTCGAGCAGTTGGAGGGCTACGCCGTGGTGGCCCAGGCCGGCGACTGTGCCTCGGCCCTGGCGGCCATTGCCCACCACGACCCGGACGTGGTTCTGCTGGATGTCCGCATGCCGGGCGACGACGGCGTCACCGCCGCACACCGGATCGGCGAGCTCGAGGACCCACCGGCGGTCATTTTCTGCACCGCCTTCGACGAGTATGCCCTGGATGCGTTCGGGACCCGGGCCGTGGGCTATTTACTCAAACCGGTGCGCGCCGAGCAATTGCTGGAAGTACTGGAAAAAGCCCGCATGCCCAACAAGCTCCAGAAGCGGGCCCAACAGCACCGTCACCCGGCCGACAGAGAACGCACCCATATCAGCGCCAAAACGCCCCGCGGCGTCGAGCTGATTCCGCTCGATAGCGTGCGCTATTTTATGGCCGACCAGAAGTACGTCACCGTCTACCACGACCGGGGCGAGCACCTGCTGGACGACACCTTGAAGGAGCTGGAAGAGGCCTTCGGCGATCGCTTTCTGCGCACCCACCGCAGCGTGCTGGTGTCGGTCAATCACATCCAGGCCATGGAGCGGGACAATGAGGGACACTATCAGGTGCGTCTGGCGGATACCGACCACCGCCCGCCGGTGAGTCGGCGACATGCCAGTGCGTTGAAGGAGCTGTTGCAAAAAATCTAG
- a CDS encoding ABC transporter ATP-binding protein, whose protein sequence is MIKLDNIHKYYATGDQRLHVLKGINLHIREGELVSIMGSSGSGKSTLLNILGILDTHDEGDYFLAGREIRHLKQKTAAQLRNQLLGFIFQSFNLLPFKNALENVALPLYYQNVGRKERNRTAARYLEMVGLSDRALHMPNELSGGQKQRVAIARALVTQPKVILADEPTGALDSKTTEDIMALIKEVHSLGNTIIIVTHEQDVANQTERQIVLKDGQIITAAALHRSALENA, encoded by the coding sequence ATGATCAAACTCGACAATATCCACAAGTATTACGCCACCGGCGATCAGCGCCTGCATGTGCTCAAGGGCATCAACCTGCACATTCGCGAAGGCGAGCTGGTGTCGATCATGGGCTCCTCGGGCTCCGGAAAATCCACCCTGTTGAACATTCTGGGCATTCTCGATACCCACGACGAAGGCGATTACTTTCTCGCCGGGCGAGAGATTCGCCACCTGAAGCAGAAAACCGCCGCACAACTGCGTAATCAACTGCTCGGTTTCATTTTTCAGTCTTTCAACCTTCTGCCCTTCAAGAACGCTCTGGAGAACGTGGCCCTGCCACTGTACTACCAGAATGTCGGGCGCAAGGAGCGCAACCGGACCGCCGCCCGCTACCTGGAGATGGTGGGGCTGAGTGACCGCGCCCTGCATATGCCCAATGAGCTTTCCGGCGGCCAGAAGCAGCGCGTGGCCATTGCCCGCGCACTGGTCACCCAGCCCAAGGTCATTCTTGCCGACGAGCCCACCGGCGCACTGGACAGCAAAACGACCGAAGACATCATGGCGCTGATCAAGGAAGTGCACAGCCTGGGCAACACCATCATCATCGTCACCCATGAACAGGATGTGGCCAACCAGACCGAACGGCAGATTGTGCTCAAAGACGGCCAGATCATTACTGCCGCCGCTCTGCACAGATCGGCCCTGGAAAACGCGTAA
- the hemC gene encoding hydroxymethylbilane synthase: MSETLRIATRKSLLALWQAEYVKAELERHHPGLTVELVPLVSRGDKILDVPLAKVGGKGLFVKELEHAITSREADIAVHSMKDVPMEFPEGLGLPVICPREDPRDAFVSNRYNQLSDMPSGTVVGTSSLRRQCQILAARPDLEVKFLRGNVQTRLRKLDDGEYDAIVLATAGLVRLELEERIRSRIAPEESLPAGGQGAVGIECRTEDLRTIELIAPLHHEPTAELVLAERAMNRRLEGGCQVPIACYAIPSDEGLWLRGLVGSPDGTEMLYDEIRGPVAEGEAMGIALAERLLAAGADRILADVYGRELK; the protein is encoded by the coding sequence ATGTCCGAGACCCTACGCATCGCCACCCGCAAATCCCTGCTCGCGCTCTGGCAGGCCGAATACGTCAAGGCCGAGCTGGAACGCCATCACCCGGGGCTGACCGTGGAGCTGGTGCCTCTGGTCAGCCGGGGCGACAAGATTCTGGATGTGCCCCTGGCCAAAGTGGGCGGCAAAGGGCTGTTTGTGAAAGAGCTGGAGCACGCGATTACCAGCCGCGAGGCGGATATCGCAGTGCACTCCATGAAGGATGTGCCCATGGAGTTCCCCGAGGGGCTGGGCCTGCCGGTCATCTGCCCGCGCGAAGATCCGCGCGATGCCTTTGTCTCCAACCGCTACAACCAGCTCAGTGATATGCCCAGCGGCACCGTGGTGGGCACCTCCAGCCTGCGCCGGCAGTGCCAGATTCTTGCGGCCCGGCCCGACCTGGAGGTGAAGTTTCTACGCGGTAACGTGCAGACCCGCCTGCGCAAGCTGGACGACGGCGAGTACGACGCCATTGTCCTGGCCACCGCGGGCCTGGTACGTCTGGAGTTGGAGGAGCGGATTCGCAGCCGCATCGCCCCGGAAGAGTCCCTGCCGGCGGGCGGGCAGGGCGCGGTGGGCATTGAGTGCCGCACCGAGGATTTGCGCACCATTGAGCTGATCGCCCCCCTGCACCACGAGCCCACCGCCGAGCTGGTATTGGCGGAGCGAGCCATGAACCGGCGCCTGGAAGGCGGCTGCCAGGTGCCCATTGCCTGCTATGCTATACCCAGTGATGAAGGGCTGTGGCTGCGCGGCCTGGTGGGCTCACCGGACGGCACGGAAATGCTCTACGATGAGATTCGTGGCCCGGTCGCCGAGGGTGAGGCGATGGGCATTGCCCTGGCCGAGCGGCTGCTGGCGGCGGGCGCCGACCGGATTCTGGCGGACGTGTACGGACGGGAGCTGAAGTGA
- the argH gene encoding argininosuccinate lyase: MSQSDQNTESTNQSWGGRFSEPTDAFVERFTASVGFDYRLYAQDIKGSIAHATMLAKVGVLTEAERDLIIEGLEGVRADIEAGKFEWSVSLEDVHMNIEAALTKRIGIAGKKLHTGRSRNDQVATDIRLYLRDAIDVISGELSRLQTGLLDLAEREADTIMPGFTHLQTAQPVTFGHHLLAWFEMLQRDHGRLRDCRARLNQSPLGAAALAGTTYPIDRAMTAELLGFDKPTENSLDSVSDRDFAIEFCSFASILMTHLSRASEELVLWTSAQFGFIDLPDRFCTGSSIMPQKKNPDVPELVRGKTGRVNGHLISLLTLMKSQPLAYNKDNQEDKEPLFDAVDTVRDCLRAFADMIPAIESRKDNMYEAAKRGFSTATDLADYLVRKGTPFRDAHEVVGKSVAYGLKTGKDLSEMTLEELQQFSDTIEQDVFDVLTLEGSVAARNHIGGTAPDQVRAAVQRARATLQS; encoded by the coding sequence ATGAGCCAGAGTGATCAAAACACCGAGTCGACCAACCAGTCCTGGGGCGGTCGCTTCTCCGAGCCCACCGATGCCTTTGTGGAGCGTTTTACCGCCTCCGTCGGTTTTGATTATCGCCTCTACGCTCAGGACATCAAGGGCTCCATCGCCCATGCCACCATGCTTGCCAAGGTTGGGGTGCTGACCGAAGCCGAGCGGGACCTGATTATTGAGGGCCTGGAGGGGGTTCGTGCCGATATCGAAGCGGGCAAATTTGAGTGGTCCGTGAGCCTGGAAGATGTGCATATGAACATCGAGGCGGCCCTGACCAAGCGCATTGGCATTGCCGGCAAAAAGCTGCACACCGGCCGCTCACGCAACGATCAGGTAGCTACCGACATTCGTCTCTACCTGCGCGATGCCATTGATGTGATCAGCGGCGAGCTGAGCCGTCTGCAGACCGGCCTGCTGGATCTGGCCGAGCGCGAAGCCGACACCATCATGCCCGGCTTCACCCACCTGCAGACCGCCCAGCCGGTCACTTTTGGCCATCACCTGCTGGCCTGGTTCGAAATGCTCCAGCGCGATCACGGCCGCCTGCGCGACTGCCGGGCCCGCCTGAATCAGTCGCCCCTGGGCGCCGCCGCGCTGGCCGGTACCACCTACCCCATCGATCGGGCCATGACCGCCGAGCTGCTGGGCTTTGACAAGCCCACCGAAAACTCCCTGGACTCGGTCAGCGACCGGGACTTCGCCATCGAGTTCTGCAGTTTCGCCAGCATTCTGATGACCCACCTGTCCCGTGCCAGTGAAGAGCTGGTGTTGTGGACCTCGGCCCAGTTCGGTTTTATCGATCTGCCCGATCGCTTCTGTACCGGCTCTTCCATCATGCCGCAGAAGAAAAACCCCGATGTGCCCGAACTGGTGCGCGGTAAAACCGGCCGGGTCAACGGCCATCTGATCAGCCTGCTGACCCTGATGAAGTCCCAGCCTCTGGCTTACAACAAGGACAACCAGGAAGACAAAGAACCGCTGTTCGACGCCGTCGACACCGTCCGTGATTGCCTGCGTGCGTTCGCCGATATGATTCCGGCCATCGAGTCGCGTAAAGACAATATGTATGAGGCGGCCAAGCGCGGTTTCTCCACCGCCACCGACCTGGCGGACTACCTGGTGCGCAAGGGTACTCCGTTCCGTGACGCGCACGAAGTGGTGGGCAAGTCCGTGGCCTACGGCCTGAAAACCGGCAAGGATCTGTCGGAAATGACGCTGGAGGAACTGCAGCAGTTCTCCGATACCATCGAGCAGGATGTGTTTGACGTGCTGACCCTGGAAGGCTCCGTGGCGGCCCGCAACCACATCGGCGGCACCGCCCCGGATCAGGTGCGCGCCGCAGTCCAGCGAGCGCGCGCTACCTTGCAGAGCTGA
- a CDS encoding uroporphyrinogen-III C-methyltransferase — protein MTDNDQTNDTTPESTPPAGKTPATASDGTDKGTSKRPGKKAPASKSGRARRSGWLLLFLICVGLPLAAGYGVWWVWQDLEQQRGQITSLQQRLAEQSQTLRAQDRTLDQLPDQLSRELRADVQSAQRGQAEIINQMEQRLNRVDRRLSAIASTDREDWKLAEAEYLLRLANQRLVLERDSRNALALAETTDAILRDLGDADLLPIRRALARDIQALKLADSVDREGLYLRLLALSEQVPNLPLVEPMHNTSSAPTRDDASTEASPGLWSTIKQSFARLIERVSGHIRIRHHDEPIAALADPREQFILRQQLQLMLEQAQAALLREQTELYQSSLTRAADWLEQHYALNPQTESALTSLRELAAADIAPELPDLNDALKLLEVHIEQQHRLSPDFQRAPGEESDS, from the coding sequence GTGACTGATAACGACCAGACCAACGACACCACCCCTGAATCCACGCCCCCCGCTGGCAAGACACCGGCCACCGCCAGTGACGGCACGGACAAGGGCACCTCCAAACGCCCCGGCAAGAAGGCACCCGCCAGCAAAAGCGGCCGTGCGCGTCGATCGGGCTGGTTGTTGCTGTTTCTGATCTGCGTCGGCCTGCCTCTGGCCGCCGGATACGGCGTCTGGTGGGTCTGGCAGGATCTGGAGCAGCAGCGCGGACAGATCACATCGCTGCAGCAGCGCCTTGCTGAACAGTCCCAGACGCTGCGAGCACAGGACCGCACCCTCGACCAACTGCCCGATCAGCTCAGCCGCGAGCTACGAGCCGATGTGCAAAGCGCCCAACGCGGCCAGGCCGAGATCATCAACCAGATGGAACAGCGCCTGAATCGGGTGGACCGGCGCCTGAGCGCCATCGCCAGCACCGACCGGGAGGACTGGAAGCTGGCCGAGGCCGAGTACCTGCTGCGCCTGGCCAACCAGCGCCTGGTGCTGGAGCGGGACAGCCGCAACGCCCTGGCCCTGGCGGAAACCACCGATGCCATCCTGCGCGATCTCGGCGATGCGGATCTGTTACCGATCCGCCGAGCCCTGGCGCGGGACATCCAGGCACTGAAACTCGCCGACTCGGTGGATCGTGAAGGTCTGTACCTGCGTTTACTGGCGCTCAGTGAACAGGTGCCCAATCTGCCACTGGTGGAGCCCATGCACAACACCTCAAGCGCACCCACTCGGGACGACGCTTCGACCGAGGCGAGCCCCGGGCTCTGGAGCACCATCAAGCAGAGCTTCGCCCGTCTGATCGAACGTGTCAGTGGCCATATCCGGATCCGCCATCACGATGAACCCATAGCCGCCCTGGCCGACCCTCGCGAACAGTTCATTCTGCGCCAGCAACTGCAATTGATGCTGGAACAGGCCCAGGCGGCGCTGTTGCGGGAGCAGACCGAGCTCTATCAATCCAGCCTCACCCGGGCCGCCGACTGGCTCGAGCAACACTACGCGCTCAATCCCCAGACCGAATCGGCGCTGACCAGCCTGCGCGAGCTGGCCGCCGCCGATATCGCGCCCGAGCTGCCGGACCTCAATGACGCCCTGAAGCTGCTCGAGGTACACATTGAGCAACAGCACCGGCTGTCCCCGGACTTTCAGCGCGCACCGGGTGAGGAGTCCGACTCATGA
- a CDS encoding efflux RND transporter periplasmic adaptor subunit, with translation MKKVFTVLLLGFIALVFISTAVFLYNKSQAKPVVYDTDTPVIMDIVQKTVATGRVVPRKEVNVTSQVSGVVDTVYVTAGQNVRKGDLISRITLAPSMVMLNNAESQLDSARISLANAEEELERQRRLFESGLIPASEFSRFQLDYELKREAVRSAENHLLLISEGATSDSDLVSNVIRAPVDGMILDIPNREGAFIVESSTYGAGTPVAVMADMSDMIFEGKVDEAEVGKIEEGMSLILHVGALQDETFAATLEHIAPKGEEDQGTIKFEIRAAVTLEDQVFLRANYSANADIVLAERKDVLAINEGNLIIEGDEYFVEVETADQVFEKRPVEVGLSNGIHIEIVEGLKQDEKIKKQS, from the coding sequence ATGAAAAAGGTATTCACAGTTCTTCTGCTCGGTTTTATCGCTCTGGTGTTTATCAGCACGGCGGTGTTTCTGTACAACAAATCCCAGGCCAAGCCGGTGGTATACGACACCGATACGCCTGTGATCATGGACATTGTCCAGAAAACCGTGGCCACTGGCCGGGTGGTTCCCCGCAAGGAGGTCAACGTGACCTCCCAGGTCTCAGGCGTGGTGGATACGGTGTATGTCACCGCCGGACAGAATGTTCGCAAGGGCGATCTGATTTCGCGCATCACCCTGGCCCCCAGCATGGTGATGCTGAACAACGCCGAGTCCCAGCTCGACTCCGCACGGATCAGCCTGGCCAACGCCGAAGAGGAACTCGAACGCCAGCGCCGCCTGTTTGAGAGCGGGCTGATTCCCGCCTCGGAGTTCAGCCGGTTCCAGTTGGACTACGAGCTCAAGCGCGAAGCGGTTCGCTCGGCGGAGAATCACTTGCTGTTGATCAGCGAAGGCGCCACCAGCGATTCCGATCTGGTATCCAACGTGATCCGGGCACCGGTCGATGGCATGATCCTGGATATTCCCAACAGGGAAGGGGCCTTCATTGTCGAATCCAGCACCTACGGCGCCGGCACGCCGGTCGCCGTGATGGCTGACATGAGCGATATGATTTTCGAGGGTAAGGTGGATGAAGCGGAGGTCGGGAAAATCGAAGAAGGTATGTCACTGATCCTGCACGTTGGTGCGCTACAGGATGAGACCTTTGCCGCCACACTTGAGCACATTGCCCCGAAAGGCGAGGAAGATCAGGGCACCATCAAATTCGAAATCCGCGCCGCCGTGACCCTGGAAGACCAGGTGTTTCTACGAGCCAACTACAGTGCCAATGCGGATATTGTTCTGGCCGAGCGCAAAGACGTGTTGGCCATCAATGAAGGCAACCTGATCATTGAAGGCGATGAGTATTTTGTCGAAGTCGAAACCGCCGATCAGGTGTTTGAAAAACGCCCCGTCGAGGTGGGTCTGTCCAACGGTATCCACATCGAAATCGTCGAGGGTTTAAAGCAGGACGAAAAGATCAAGAAACAGTCCTGA